The genomic stretch AGGGGGGAACTTCCCTCACTTTCTGATGGGGCACAGGCGTTACTTGCTAGGAGGGAATGCAAAGACAATAAAACCTGACAAACGGAAGGTGGTCTTATCTTTTGATGATCCGAATATCAGGTTAGTTTGAGCTGCCATTCTATGTTGGCAGAGTATGATAGGTCACATTGAATCAGTTTTTGACTATTTTCTGAAATGCCTTCACCAAGCCTAATTGCTGAAGCAGTTGTTTCTCACCCAAGGCTGGCCTTCTTATCTTTCTGCCAACCATGAGTGACCTCTGTAGCTGCTGCCCATTTTTCTAAAGACATTATCTTCATAAATTGCAAACACCTCTTAATTGACCTTCACATACTTAATCTGATGATAAGTAAATTCAAATAGTCCCTCTGATCCACAATAAGTGTTGGGAACTTAGTACGAATGTTGTGCACTTAttatagatcggagggagtaagcaaccataaaaaaagaagaaaagaaggaagTTTATTTATACATGCGCTTGTAGCAGACACGTAGCAATCCATGTAGCAGAAAACAGGCAGTAAATGAGTACAGCTGAGTGACAAACTGAACTCTCTTTATATGCCTTGGTCATTCACCTTGAGGGCGCACACGGTTTCAGATTGCAGGCCGCTGCAGCCAGCACAGAAATTCAGAAACTCCTTCCATTAGGTTTGATGGATATGTGGTAAAACAGCACACATGCCCATAAGCCTGTAATTTGTAGCATACAATCAGAACTGGAACCATAGACTTTAAAAGGAATAACCAAACATAATACAAACTGAAAACTAATGATACGAAAAATAGTGCGATGGAAAACAACAGAGCAAGAGAGATGGTCCTATAAGTGACATCACAGTGAGGAAAAATAGAACATCACAAAAGGAAACAGAGATAACCTGACATACACGGTTTAAACAACGGGAAAGTATCCCTTAACATAGATCACATAGCAGAGCgctagaagaaaaaaaaatccactGATTCTGCCAAGAAATGATACCTGCGAAGAAGAACAATTCAAGAAGAGTGTACAACATACAAAATGCAGGCAAAAATAAAACATGTGCATGCAAACAAAATATACCATGTAAGAAGTGACATTCATAGATGAGCAAGAGCTTCATGGTACACTATATTTCTAGTCTGGGTAGTCGGGTTGCCAGATTCATCGAGCGCCAATACTTTCAGCCCTTCCCTTGATGTTACCCTTGAGATTGCAACATAGAATTGCCCATGCGAAAACACCGATTTAGGCAAGTAGACCCCAACCTTCTTAAGACTTTGACCCTGGCTCTTGTTGATAGTCATTGCATAGCATAGCCTAACTGGATATTGACGGCGCTGCAATGTAAATGGCCATTTGGTGGCTGGTGCGTGTAGAACAATTCTTGGAATGCACACACGTTCACCAATATTGGTCCCTGTCATAATCTTAGCTTCAAGGACCCATTCTCCTAGACGTGTAACCATTAAACGGGTGCCATTGCAAAGTCCAATAGCCTGGTTAATATTCCTTAACAACATTATTGGAACCCCTATCTTCAATGAAATCCTGTGCTGCGGAAAGTTTGGAGGATCAATCTTATGGAGAAATTCAGGAGGATATAACAGTTCCGCATCAGCCGCATGGTCGAGAGTTTTACATATAGAATCACAGCTCTCGAACAGCATCTCCTCCCCAGGCACCTTAGAGAAAACAGTCTCGTTGATAGAGTCGGCAACTTTATTAGTAGGACACACATTGGCGCGGTCTGCGAGATAAGCTGCATCAGAATACATTTGAGTATTGGTCCCTGTCATAATCTTAGCTTCAAGGACCCATTCTCCTAGACGTGTAACCATTAAACGGGTGCCATTGCAAAGTCCAATAGCCTGGTTAATATTCCTTAACAACATTATTGGAACCCCTATCTTCAATGAAATCCTATGCTGCGGAAAGTTTGGAGGATCAATCTTATGGAGAAATTCAGGAGGATATAACAGTTCCGCATCAGCCGCATGGTCGAGAGTTTTACATATAGAATCACAGCTCTCGAACAGCATCTCCTCCCCAGGCACCTTAGAGAAAACAGTCTCGTTGATAGAGTCGGCAACTTTATTAGTAGGACACACAATGGTGCGGTCTGCGAGATAAGCTGCATCAGAATACATTTGAGTAAATGAATCGTACACTGCATCAACAATAGCAGAAATAGGATCAGAGTCTGGCAGCAGTGCTGTATCTGGTGGCAAAGAGATCCATGAAGGGGTAGCCTCTCCTTCTCGTGTATCCATGTGCACAGCTCCATCACCGACATCGAGGACCCACTGCGCAAATTCCTCCAAAGCAGCTTGTTCTTCATCGGACAACTGTGGATTAGACAATCTCATATTTCTGCGTAGCTTGAGGACAGTTACATGCTGCCAAAGGGGTGACTTCATAAGGGAAGAGTTCACAATTTCCGCTCTACTGCCCCCTTCCACAACAGGTAACACTTGCCTGAAATCCCCTCCCAAAACTACAGTCTTCCCACCGAAAGGGAGCAATTTCCGTGAAGGTTCATTCGCAGACAAAATGTCCCTCATGCTTCTATCAACCGCTTCAAAGCAACGTCTGTGAGTCATTGGCGCTTCATCCCAAAGTATGAGTGTTGCTTTCTCTATTAATTCGGCTAGATTACTGCCCCGGGAAATGGTGCACATGCTTCGCTCATTGACTTCAACAGGTATCCTAAAACGTGAATGAGGAGAtacggggaactggaggcggatGAGGATAAGCGTCAGCAAGCATAAATTCAGTCGTCAGTGGCTGGTACGTCATTACGGTTACCGCTGACGACTAAGTAAAAGCTAGAGAGATAGAAAAGTAGTAATACATTGAAGCATACAATCATTTTGTTCATTCTGTTGAAAGTATTTGTTAAGGCTGTGGCTAGGTGCTGCGAACCTGTAAGTACCAGTCGCAAAAGCATCGAATTAAAACAATGCAATATGTGGATGGCAAGTGTTCCATTCGTAATTGCTAcataaaaacatgaaaaagaaaggTAAATGTTAGCACATCCATCCATtgcaaatatgaaaaattacacgCAGTACAAATGGTACAGCTAGTGAAGACAGCCGTCAGGATGCTGCCTTACAATGTACAGGAAACTAAGCACTGGCCATATGCCTTTCCTGTGTAACCAAAATTCGTTTGGTCACTTTAGCTCTCATAGATAGCCTGAGAAGCGAGAGTAATGAAAGCGTATGCTGCAGATTTCTTGAGTTGAGCCCTCCAACATGATCTTGGTCGTCCAAATAAATTTAAGCAGTCAGGCTTCAATACGTGCAGCTTGATAGAAATAACCAAGAAAAGTATGATCCGCGAGATTACCGGAATGATACTTAAACAGGAAGAGCCCCATCTAGGACAGCATTACCATATATGAACAAATCGAGCAGTGGACACTTGCACTTGCTATCTCGATACATCTAGACAAAACCGGAACTTCAGCTGGAAAGTTGACATTAGTTAAATGTGAAAAAAAACTGGGCAATAAGCTCGATGGAAAAGAATTCCATAAATTTTTAATAAGACCTGCGTGAAGTATTTTGTTGCATCAAATGGATATAAAcagttctcgcaaaaaaaaagatataaACAGAAAAATGTATGCAGGAAAAAATACACAATCCCAAGCAAGAAACATCTGATCACAATTTGCAATGATAAAATAACCTTTTGTCAATTAAGGAATCCAAAAAACCTCAAATTAAGCAGTAGCGTTTTGTGATTTTTCTAGTGGAAACTGAACTGGAAAGCATAACATAGAGATTTTCTTTTCATCTCAATTAATTTACCCCTATATTCTTGAACCAGGTGCATGCATATATACATCAACAGGAAACACCAAAATGTGGTTTTAATGATCATCACTGTAGTTATACCTCTCAAGGCATGTTGTACACCTATTCCAACAAAAAGAAAGGTCGGCCTATGTTATAATATCAAGAAGGCAAAAGACTGGCTGGAAAGGTACCTCTATATATGTTGCGATAGCACTTTTATAGTCCAGGTAAATAAAAGCACTTTCATAATTCTGCATCGGGCTTGAACATTCGTTTATGCACATAACCCATCAGATGAGAAACATCCAGCTCAATACATTTTTCTTCATCTTCCAGACCTTGGGAAGAGCTCCCGGGAAGATATGACATTGGGCTTTGTTTCTAGAAGTCTGGATGGTTAATCATAAAAAAACATTATCGAAATGAATGTGATTTTCCTTGAGATGGCCAGAACCAACATCAAATTTAAACACATGAACATCAACAACTTATCCTGGTGGAGAAAATATTGGAAATTTTGCATTCTAAACATGTAATAAGCAATAAGCAACATCGGCAACAATGTCATGATTCCTTCTTTTGTAGATAAATTCCCTTTCTCCATTTAGGCATAAACACAAACAGCTGAAAGGCACATGTTCTACTCCTACAGAGAACACACGAAGGTAGAAAAGTATAGATATATGTAGAAATAAATAGCCGCAACACCAAATGGAACCTGTGGCCGCTTATCTCCAAGGAAATTAGGGTTCCTCACCAGCACAATAAACCGACCATACAGCCAGCTCGCAGCAGCACGGCACCCGCGGAAAGCCACCTCTCCATCCTCGTGCTCAGAGGTGCTGCTGGTCGGCTTGGCTGCCCGAACTGGCGGCACGGCGCGCCCTCCTTCCTCTTACTGGTAGGCGCTACGCAACGCCGGTGTTGCCACCGAGTGATCTGCTCCACCGCTGTTGCCAATCCCTACTGCCGAAAAAGGAGAATACGAAGCAACAAAGTAATGGAAGAAGGATGGTGGACACAGGGGAAACGGCCTTACCTCGGCAACAGATTCCATCAAGCAGACGGCGCAACATGCACCTTGTTCCACTCGCTGCACGGACGATCACCATGCTGGATTTTCCCTCGGAACACCCCACGCTGCAACCAGCAATCCCCACGCCGCATCTTAGTCATGTAGCACAGAGATGCATCTGACATGCCGCATCGATCAAGATAGAAGGCTGTTGTACTTGAGAGAAATTAAATTAAGCAGAGAGAGGGGAAGATGTGGGCGAGGTCATGTGTACCCTAGGAGACTGGGGATGAGGAGCCTCGGGTTGATCTCGCTCTTGAACAGGAAATCTTGGGGATGGGCGTCGGGTTCTCGCTTCTCGCCGGCCCATGGAGCTACCGTGCTCCGGAGAGGGCAGGAGGAGGGGGGAGTAAGGAGGACGGCGTGGAGGTCGCTCGGGGCTACGATGCCGGACGTGAGTGGTGGACTGTGTACTTGGAGAAGATAGCGATGCAGGCGAGTTGACCAGAAACGCCTAGAAATCTCTCTCCAATCGGTGGCCTAGGTAAAAACTGCCACGTTCTGAAAATAAAGCCACGTTAGCCCAATAGGAGTAAATACTGAGAGATCCACAAAAGAGCTCCTCAGCCGGTAGCCGGTAACCTGCTCaggcaaaaaagaaaaaggaaaaaaaggcaaAACCAAGCAAGGGACACGCGTGAGGCAACGATTGGAAAAATGAGAGGATAAATAGCACTTCTacagtgctcaaaacgctttggaGGCGCTGATCTGATcagcttttatatagtgtataatataATGTGTTGCGATTTCAGGGTGCTTCATCTTTTTACGTGACCTTCTCGGCTACTAGCAATCCTCGAGACAGCATCTGCGTGACTAGTGCGCTCCCGATGCCTCACATGCACATTCAGATTAGCCACGAGTCATAGTGTGGTAATTTCTCTATAATCATCACCAGGCAAGGAACACGCGATGGAAAGCAAGAAACCCAAAACAGCCATGGATAGAAGCAAGATGAAGACTACGCACCAAAGTATGTTTAGTGGCTACGGTTGTTGGCGGAGTGTATATATACACCACCCGGAGTCGAGATATTGTATAGCACCAACAAACCTGGCTCCATGTAGCTCACAAATTTAACGTGATATTATTGAGTCGAGCTGAACATGGATCCTGGGGGCTCATGTGGCTCCGTGGGCACTAGTGAAAAACAGGCATATAGTCCCGATTCGTTTGAGCTTTAGTTTCGGTTGTGCCACCGGAACTGCACATTCGGGACTAAAGGTCCGGTTCAAatataaaccgggactaaaggatctTTCACATGGTGCGGCCAGGTAGCTCatggtggaggacctttggtcccggtctTACGAACCAGGATTAAagggtctctgccgcggcagagaaaatggccgtttctctgccgcgacagagattTAAAGTGGAGCAGCGGCTGTTTCTCTGACGCGGCAGTTTCAGAGTTTTATTTTATTCATTCAATTCTGCAATacatacatcattcaagaaaccacaaacatcgtcatgaatatatagacaTTGTCATGAAATACAATACACGTAATGCATGTTTAAAATATAAAGTCGATCATCTTTACCATCTATCTCAAATCCCTAATGCCAAATATGAACTCACCATGGTATTCTTCAGTTGGAGCTATGACCTCCCTAACTAAGAATCCCgcaaattcctcttgaattgctcggatGCGATCCACCGTTAGGAGAAAGTCCCGCACGGGTTCcatctaatttttttaaaaagagATGTATAGACGCCTCCGGCTCCCGGTGACAGGTCATCTCgcgaatgaactcgcagacgTAGTACCCACATAAGTTATTTTCGGGTTCAtgcttcaaacactttacgaaaaaatagtttgatcaaactaataatcaatcatggtattgaaacaaaatatcaaagagattcaCGGATATAGCTATAGTACTACTTATAGGTCGATCTTGAAATGTAAGATTCGGTTTCTATTGACCCAGAGCAGTGTCGATGAACCGTTTCTAAGCCTTGCCCGGGAAAGAAAAAAATGAGCAAATGAGTTACTAattacttgatatcaggaaatgagAATAGAAGATGTCGATACATGGcgatattgattgaaattacctctgtagCAGCAGGGCAGCCATGTTCACCCATTGCCGATGCTCTTTACATTTCAAGCCCATGACAAGTACCACTCTTTTCTCAAGctgaatgattaggagaatatagtGAAATCTGCGCACGCATAACTCAAAGGATTAGTTAAGACTTAACATAGAGTAAGCAAAATGGAATATGTATAAGACAATAacactcactcgtagttgtaagggaaGAATATTTCCGATTTGTTTTGTTGCTTCTGTAAAAATATtagcatgttgtcctctgtgtctttgGGGAACTGGTTTACCGTAACTCCGTGAATGGtgtttgggtcaatgaacccaatttcATAGAGTCCACCTCTTCTGCATTCGAACATCTTCATTCTACATAATATAGAGCGTataaaagaatatagtgaggataattgttagtgcaatgaatgagctgagctagagacttaattacagaaataaatcacttacagacactaGAAACTCATGAGagttttgtcgagggcatcttgattgaataactgaaatagttcttcAAACTCAATGTTTAGCTCCTCGTTTCCCcgaaagtaatgctcatctctaattcCCACTATCAGTACGATCTCCGACTTCCTACAGGCTTGCATGTACCATTCATGCAaatttcgcatctgagtccctagatgcTGGAGCTGGTCAGGTCTGACGAGAGGCTGCCCGCATGTGTATGTGTATGTTACTTCAGCTATGGGGAAGTAACCTTCGTACTGAACCACTGCTCCAAGCTCTCTAGCCGTCCGTTCGATCATCgctgccgtctccggatcatcatAGGAGTGCACAACCAAGGGGGTAGCGATTGATTTTCCTGTTGTTCGAGCTGGGCAATTTTTTCCCTttttcgctctagaggactgtccaagagagaggTCATAATTAGTTGCCAACTCAGCTTGCTTTGCTCTCGTCTCGGCTAAGTGCCGAACTGTATTCGGCGCTATAAACATCTTTGGCGGAGGCTTCTTCGGTGCAAAATGCGCGTTCATCTGGACCATTGCAATTTCGTCATTTTACTCATCAGTCCTCTCGTATGGTAACAACTCGGGAGTCTTAGACCTCTTCGGagctgatgatctcttcggagttgTAGTACTTGCCGCAGTACTCTTCCTATTTTGCTTAGGCGGCAGAGTCGgcagagtctcctgacgaggaggaggcggcggagtatgctGACGCGGAGGAGACTGATCATGCGGAGGAGACTTCGGAGGCGGCGGAGAATGAGCTGGAGGTAGCCTGCTTGGCTTCGAACCTGGAAGCACAATGttttcctttcgccatagaacggTGGTTCTAATGGCTTCTCCTAGTTcagtgatttccccatcttcacctgcagggtggtcAAGCATCAACGGCTCATATACtgccatcacttcatccacccccGCAATATCATAGCCATCTGGAACCGGATGGCAATGGTAAG from Lolium rigidum isolate FL_2022 chromosome 4, APGP_CSIRO_Lrig_0.1, whole genome shotgun sequence encodes the following:
- the LOC124650316 gene encoding O-fucosyltransferase 9-like, with amino-acid sequence MENARERSWRGKFHRPGRVINREANRRDGKCPLTPLKVGMMLRGMGFNNTTFLYVASGKIQNAAKYMAPLRQMFPLLETKDTLALPEELAEFKGYSSRLAALDYTVSIQSEVFVTTQGGNFPHFLMGHRRYLLGGNAKTIKPDKRKVVLSFDDPNIRCMHIYINRKHQNVVLMIITVVIPLKACCTPIPTKRKVGLCYNIKKAKDWLERYLYICCDSTFIVQVNKSTFIILHRA